CTTGTTGATTGATCCAGCTGCCATAAACAACCAACGAAAACATAATCAAATGGAATCGACCAATGAACAATGCAATCAGAAAAAAAGGGAAAACGGAAAATACCTAGTCGGGTGACGACGTGGCGGACGACGACATTGAATCGGAGGGCGGATCGGGGGTGagaagaatgagagagagtTGCAGAAATGGATTTGAGGAATGAAACTGAAAAATAGAGTTTCAGAGCAAATAAATAACCATTATATATAGTAGAAGAAATTTGAGAGTAGAAGAAATGGGAGGAATTCACTCAACAAATGTAAAGGAGGGGCGACCTCTCACCTGTGTACAACTGTGTTACTTTCCCAAAAATATTACCTCATCTTTAGCAGtttaaaatcaatttatttGAACAATGAGTGCAATGTCGTGGAGAAGGAAGTCAGACCTCTTAAAAGAAAGCCACGAAGTTTGAATCATGAATCAAAATAATAAAGGACCAAACACAGTAGCAGAATGACTTTAGCACAAAGAATTTGCAAATTTCAGAAAAAAGAACCAAACACAGTAGCATCATTTTGTAACTAAAGTCTAAACTCTAAAGCTTTTACAGAACACAACAAAACAAACTACTCCACTAACTTTCTACTATACCCAATTGCAATCTAAAAAATCATCTTTAAGCAAGGTCTAGATCAGTTCGAGCCTTGTAAATGCAAAAAAAATATCATGCAATCATCCAAAAACTGGCAGCTCTAGCAATGTGAAGTAACAACAATGATCTCATTGATAAGCAAGATAAGAATTAAAACCGATAGTTTAGAGACAAAATTGGGACCAGTTTCAAAACTTACTACCATAAGGATTGAGGAAGAGGCAGAGACGAAAACCCCAAATTCCAGAATATGAAAAACCAAATTCAATAGTAAGGAATTGATTCAACGAAAAACCAAATCAGGTTCAGCAGATAAGGTATTAGAGACCTCAACGGATCGATGAAAGGTTTGCAATCTCAATcgaagatcagaagaagaaatcCAAACCTAGAGGATGTTGGCTTGGCTTTAATGGAGTTATCTTCATCTGCACCCTAGCCGGCTCCATCTTTGAGAAGAAATCCATGCCTACATACTGCTTTGATTTAGGGAAAAGATATGGTGAGCCGCACAATGGAAAAAAAAGTGAATTAGAAAGCTAATTTGATCgcttctttcttcagaatgagGATGAGAGGCGAGGGTTGAGATGGCCGTGAATGGAGGGGCTCACTGCGAGGGGGGTTGAGATGGTCGGACATAGGGGAGGGGAGAGAGAGTGAGACGGAGACGGAGACGGAGACGGCGACCGCAAGGAGGGGCTGCGCTAGGAGAAAGGCAGTGGAACCTTAGCAGACTTTTTATCGAGATGCAATTGAAAAGATACAGTGAGCTGTACAAttgaaaaaaatgttaaaagaaaaataaggtaAAGAAAAATCATGTCACATGTGGCAAATAGGGctaaggtggaaaagctgatgtgtaaattattaaatgagaattaataggtggaaaaggtgacgtgtaaataattaagtgagaattaatctcggagcgacacgtcactaacttagcctgtgagagcgacacgtcatgctagaagttgttcttttctaatatatatatagatattgaTTAATGTTAGATATattatagattaaaaaaaatcaaaaataaaataaattagatgTGCTATTACATGCTTACCCTTAAATGAAATTGCAATTTTCAAGTGTGCCATTCCCAAGTTTCCAAAAGTAGtaataacattttcttttttatttatttaattcttgaAAAAATGGTTGAAAGATCCCTCAATGCTTGTCAAGTGTCAATTCTTTCCTTCTTATagtttctcttttatattgtatttagatAAAGGATAAAACTTACCTACAATACTAAGGAATTGTTTGTGTTATTGTACAATTTAAAAATCAATCACTTACTTTCCTAATATTTATAAATGTGAAAAATTTCCTTCAACTTCCCATTTTTTAACCTAGGTGTCATGTTATATATAATTGAACAACGGCAATTAAGAATATACATATAGAACTATACCTAAGGTTTGTCatgttatatatgtaattttttgTTTGGGAACAAGTGATGCGGTTCTTGTTCCTCCAAGAGAGGCACATTACTAGAAATTCGCTCATTTCCTGTGCATTTAACTGCGaaatttggtaaaaaatgcgCATGAAACGAGTTTCCTGCGAAAATTGTGGTGATTTCCTAATACCCAGCTAATACCTTCGTGGATAATGCTTCCTGCGAATTTACTAAATCGCAGAAAGTTACCTGCGAAAAAACATTCGCAGCAAACATTCAGATATAGCTACGAATATCTGTCCGTAGGTAATTTTGCAAGAAACTTTTCAATTACCTACGAATATttcttcaaaaaataaattccCAGGACAATATGTTGAAAGCACAGAAAAATTCGCAGGAAATATCTGCGAAAACAAATTGCCAAAAAATGCACAGGTAATTAACACATTTCTAGTAGTGAAGGCCTAGCTAGTATTACTTCAGTCATTTTTTTCGCATCACAGCAGTCCACACGGGCAGATGGGTTATGTTCTAAGGTTAAAGCACGTTTTCAGTGAAGCACTTTGCATTGAAAATGCCACAATCATGATGGAAGTGAGAGCAAGTTATGAGTTGGAAAGTTTTATTGAGGGAGGGAGACACCGCTATAAACACTTACCTTTTCTGTCTCCAGCGGTGTAAAATATCGATCAATTTAGTCCATGGGGTTAGATACTTAGATAAAACAtcggtcaagttagtccctaTAATTAAAGATCGCGGGGTATTTCCTTCTTTTAGAGACGGAATTGCTTCCGCCTTGCACTCCCAATTTGACCATTCTTCTTCGCACTCAGGTAATTTTTGCCACCACATGGGGATGATGGACTACATTTAAGTTTCCACCAATATcgagtttttgaaaaagagttTTTTGCATGCATTCGTTGCAATGAAGACTGAAGatctaaagaaaaatataaatgcTGAGTTAGATTGTTCCTGTGTAAGGGACATTATGTTAGCATTACCAAGTTTAAATGTCCTCTTATAATCGTATTTGATTACTTTTGTTCCCAAACTCACAATATATATTCAACTAATCTAAATAGAAGGAAGGTGCCAAAGATTAAATTGTACATGTTCAACCTATTGTGATGATAGTGTATAACATACTTCCCTCAAACAATTTAGAAACAGAACCAAATTGCCAGTTTCTTGTCTCCTAACCAATCTGGGTCTGGTGAATTCCACGTTCTAACGAGTCAGTGACCACAACAAAATGCAAAATGCTAGCAAAAGTTGATGCATTAACAAATTTTTAATCAATGTATTGATATTGGAAATTGAAGAATctcttgttttatttatttactcatGCCACATTCTAGGCAGACAAGTTTATAATTAACTGAATGCTATACATTATGAATTGAAACAGCTCCCTAGACACTAATTTCCATTGTGATGCACTGCTACACATGAGTCTCGTATTTTATATTAACAATAGCATCAAACTTTTCAATAATCCATGAGATTGGGAAGGGAAGCATTGCAAGAACCAGGCATCTTAGCAAAAATATTCTTCTTGTCTCCCTTGTGATACAATTGCATGCTCAATATGAAGAGGAAGTTGAGATCCAAATCAATATAATATTATGTGACACGTAAGGgtggaaaaaaagaaaataaaaaaatgcatcTTGTCTCCTATGATTCTTTCACTATATAAGGAGCAGATGCCAATTTTCAACCACAAAAACTCATAACTCCTTCATAACTCACATTTTTCTGATAAGAGAAAATGGCATTccctgaaacaaacacaaagagCTCTCTGCATATTCGCAGCAACAGCTTGCCCTCTTCACCTCACCCGCTTGTATCAGAAATCGAAGAGCATCTACAAAGATTGAACGACACCTCTTCagtgtcatcatcttcaataAGCCACAAACTCAATGGTTTACTTGATTTGCATGATTGCATTGATAAGTTACTTCAACTGCCAATCAAACAACAAGCATTAGCAAGAGAATGCAGTGAAAAACGCGTTGACGACATACTAGAAGGTTCTTTGAAGCTCTTGGATATCTCTAGTGCAGGGAAAGATTTTCTACTTGCGTCAAAGGAAATCATGTATGAACTTCAATCAGTTATCCGAAGAAGGCGAAGTGAGGAAACTGGATTCAAAGTTGAGGGTGCTAAGTACTTGGCTTCAAGGAAGAAGCTGAACAAGGCAATTAGAAAGTCCTTGGGAAATTTGAAAGCATTGAAACATGAGTGTGTAGAAGATGGCACTTTTTCCATGCTTAGAATCTTGAAAGAAGTAGAACAAGTCACAGTTAGCTCATTAGAATCTATGTTCATGTTGATCTGTGATCAATCAAAGCATAGAAGATGGTCAACAATTTCAAAGATGTTGCAGCCTAAAAGAGTAGCTTGTGACTCTCAAGAATCAGAAACAAATGAATTTGAGAAGGTGGATGCAGCTttgaagtcttcatcttttgAGCATTTTCAAAGCCATGTGGAAAGTTTGGAGATGTGCATTCAGGATCTAGAAATTGGAGTTGAGCAACTCACAAGAAAACTAATTAGAAACAGAGTTACCCTTCTCAATATCTTCAACCACTAATCATAGAAAATCTCTATGATTGTTGTGAATACAATTTTGACACCATATATATTGTACATGAATGtgattaaattttgttttttctacAGAATATACATTATTTAAGGATCAAATTAtagttcttcatcttcttccttattCCCTAGTCCTCATTATCCTCCAATTCTCATCTTCTGATTTCTCTTATGTTAATTAAAATGTTCGTCTATAAAATAattgaaaggaaagaaaagttaaaacaaaaaaaaattcacttgaAATTGAAACTATTATACTATGATCAGCCTTCTACATCTACTTAAGAAGGAAAACAAAATGAAGGTCAAAGAGGACTAAAGTCTGATTATTAGAACACTGAAATTTCTTacagaaaagaaaggaaaagaaaactcTGCAAATCAAGCACTGAAACCACGTGTTCTTAgaaaataaattcttttacttTATCTCTCTATTCCCTTCACAAGTTATTCAAGTCAACTTGAAACCTTGTCCTAGTTGTCATGCTTAAATTTGCCATTAGGTTAGTGATGAAATCACAATTTAAATGCTTGCACTGCACATGTTCTCAAATTTTTTAAGCAAAGGAAATGAAGAAACAGATGCTCATGTTCCTACTATCAAGACAAGGCAATTAGCATCTTACTTAACAGacaatccattattatttttaattcaatgtGGAGTAAATAACTCATAATGAATCATGAAATTTATTTCTCATGATCTTGGGTAACTTATAATGATCTATTTTAATCAAGTACATGTGTGTTGCATCTTCATACTATTGCAGTATTGCACGAATGATACACCTATCGCAGATGTTAATCAAGCATGCACATGTTAATTATTGCTTAGGAACGAGTGATGCGGCTCTTGTTCCTCCAAGAGAGGTATGCCTAGCATTACTTGAGTCATTGTTTTCGCATCACAGCAGTCCACACGTGCAGATTGGTTATGTTCTAAGGTAAAACCACGTTTTTGGTGAAGCATTTTGCATTGAAAATGCCACAATCATGGAAGTGAGAGAGCAGGTATGAGTTGGAAAGTTTCATTGAGGAGAGACACTGCTCTAACACCAGTGAAATCATGTTTAGATCCAAATCTCGATTAGTTAGCTTCCTTGATATCTGTTCAAGATCAGATTCCTCATGTCTCCAACCACACATGATATGGATCAATATCTTATGTTCCCAAATGGTGTCTCAATTTCCTGTCTCACCAATAAAATTTTGTCGTGTCAATTGTAACTGCCACAATATATATATTGAGAAGATGCCAATGCAAGAAAGGCAGATCCATAGACTCAAACTCAAGCCTTCTCttactctttctcttcttctcttgaGATAGAAAAAATGGAAGCCTCAAAATCCAATTTCCAAGGTAGATCAAACAGCCTGCCCTCTAGACCACACCCTCTCATTCTAGAATGCAATCAACACTTGGAGAGCTTGAGAGCTTCCAGTGAGACCTCCTCTTCTAACTCATCATTTCTTAGCCATAACATAAGAGGCTTGCAAGATTTGATTGAGTGTGTTGAGAAATTGATTCAGCTTCCACTCACCCAAGACACCCTTCTCCAtgagcaaaaagaaaaatggaacTTTTTGGATGGATCCTTAAGGCTCTTAGATGTGTGTGCTTCAGCCAAAGATGCTTTATTGCACACAAAAGAATGCACACGTGAGCTTCAATCAATCATAAGAAGGAGAAGGGGTGGTGAGTTGGAACTCATGGCAGAGGCTAAGAAATTCTTGACATCAAGAAAGGTAGTGAAACGGGCCATATCAAAATCCTTGTCAAAAAATTGCAACTTTTTCTCATCAACAAACAAAGATCACCATCAAACAGTGGCTTTGTTACAAGATGTGGAAGTGGCTACACTATCATCATTTCAGAAACTGATGCAGTTTATCTcaggaacaacaacaacaacacaatcAAAGTCTAGAAGCTGGATTTTTATTTCTAAGATGATTCAGCCAAAAAGAGTGGCTTGCTCACTAGTGGAAGATGAAAGTGAATTTGCACAAGGGGATGTGGCATTACAGAGCTTCATATTTAGCAAGAATGGCAAAGTTGAAGAGGTGAATAATCTGCAAAATCAGTTGGAGAAATTGGAGTTGTGCATTCAAGACATTGAAGAAGGGCTTGAGTTTCTGTTTAGGCGTTTGATTAAAATCAGAGTTTCCCTTCTTAATATCCTCAACCACTAGTTGCAAATGCATATGGGGATTAAATTTTTGTATATGACATAGATGGATACACTTGTAGATTGAAATCATAAATGTAAATGCCTAGTGAT
This is a stretch of genomic DNA from Lotus japonicus ecotype B-129 chromosome 1, LjGifu_v1.2. It encodes these proteins:
- the LOC130732426 gene encoding uncharacterized protein LOC130732426: MAFPETNTKSSLHIRSNSLPSSPHPLVSEIEEHLQRLNDTSSVSSSSISHKLNGLLDLHDCIDKLLQLPIKQQALARECSEKRVDDILEGSLKLLDISSAGKDFLLASKEIMYELQSVIRRRRSEETGFKVEGAKYLASRKKLNKAIRKSLGNLKALKHECVEDGTFSMLRILKEVEQVTVSSLESMFMLICDQSKHRRWSTISKMLQPKRVACDSQESETNEFEKVDAALKSSSFEHFQSHVESLEMCIQDLEIGVEQLTRKLIRNRVTLLNIFNH
- the LOC130732427 gene encoding uncharacterized protein LOC130732427, with product MEASKSNFQGRSNSLPSRPHPLILECNQHLESLRASSETSSSNSSFLSHNIRGLQDLIECVEKLIQLPLTQDTLLHEQKEKWNFLDGSLRLLDVCASAKDALLHTKECTRELQSIIRRRRGGELELMAEAKKFLTSRKVVKRAISKSLSKNCNFFSSTNKDHHQTVALLQDVEVATLSSFQKLMQFISGTTTTTQSKSRSWIFISKMIQPKRVACSLVEDESEFAQGDVALQSFIFSKNGKVEEVNNLQNQLEKLELCIQDIEEGLEFLFRRLIKIRVSLLNILNH